Proteins from a genomic interval of Treponema succinifaciens DSM 2489:
- a CDS encoding nucleoside kinase, which translates to MKKIKITFPDNSFIEAENEIRPILFLEKFNAQNKKIVAVKVNNEICSLDSPVNITSSIEPVFSDSKDGSSIYRRSLCFVLAAAAHKIFPGKRLLVGHSLGYGYYYTLELGTPLTKENILKLKNEMEQIIKYDKIIETDFISYSEACSLFEELGLTETRKQLNYRCPSRVQINRLEGFSDLYFGPLVGTTGILNVFDLLPYSDGFLLRFPKKGHPEKLTEFVDQPKLFEIYKSYKLWGKRLNVTSAASLNQLIHDRKESEFIDITETLQTKRISTIADEILKKKSARIVLIAGPSSSGKTTTSKKLALQLEAIGYKPKVISLDSYYLGRAQTPKDENGNYDYECLEALNIELLNQNLVDLFAGKQIKLPSYDFHAGVSYFKGGTMTLEESDILIMEGIHGLNDKLTPLVPADKKFKIYISALTQLNLDDHNRISTSDNRLIRRIVRDSRYRGKSAADTIAMWESVQKGEQLHIFPFQNNADAMLNTALDYELPVLKVYAEPLLRCVSPLQKEYAEANRLLQFLNCFSTIPATSVPTQSIIREFIGGSAFKY; encoded by the coding sequence ATGAAAAAAATAAAAATCACATTTCCAGACAATTCATTTATAGAAGCAGAAAATGAAATCCGCCCTATTCTTTTCCTTGAAAAATTCAACGCACAAAATAAAAAAATTGTCGCAGTAAAAGTAAACAATGAAATCTGCTCATTGGACAGTCCTGTAAACATAACTTCAAGCATAGAGCCGGTTTTTTCAGACTCAAAAGACGGAAGCTCAATCTACAGAAGATCACTTTGCTTTGTTCTAGCGGCGGCAGCACACAAAATTTTCCCGGGAAAAAGACTTTTAGTCGGACATAGCTTGGGCTACGGCTACTACTACACGCTTGAACTCGGAACTCCACTTACAAAAGAAAATATTTTAAAGCTAAAAAATGAAATGGAGCAAATTATAAAATATGACAAAATAATTGAGACCGACTTCATTTCGTATTCAGAAGCCTGCTCGCTTTTTGAAGAGCTCGGACTTACAGAAACCAGAAAGCAGCTGAACTACAGATGTCCTTCCCGCGTCCAGATTAACAGGCTTGAAGGCTTTTCTGATTTGTATTTTGGACCGCTAGTTGGAACGACAGGTATTTTAAATGTTTTTGACTTGCTTCCATATAGCGACGGATTTCTTTTGCGATTCCCTAAAAAAGGCCATCCTGAAAAACTCACAGAATTTGTTGACCAGCCGAAGCTCTTTGAAATTTACAAGTCATACAAGCTCTGGGGAAAAAGACTGAATGTAACATCCGCGGCAAGTTTAAACCAGCTGATTCACGACAGAAAAGAATCTGAATTTATCGACATAACAGAAACTCTTCAGACAAAAAGAATTTCTACAATCGCAGATGAAATTCTCAAGAAAAAGTCAGCAAGAATTGTCCTTATAGCAGGTCCATCTTCTTCCGGAAAAACAACAACCAGCAAAAAACTTGCATTGCAGCTTGAAGCAATCGGGTACAAGCCAAAAGTTATAAGCCTTGACAGCTATTATCTTGGACGCGCGCAAACTCCAAAAGATGAAAACGGAAACTACGACTACGAATGCCTAGAAGCCTTGAACATTGAGCTTTTAAACCAGAATCTTGTTGACTTGTTTGCCGGAAAACAAATCAAACTGCCGTCTTATGATTTTCATGCCGGAGTAAGCTATTTCAAAGGCGGCACAATGACTTTGGAAGAAAGCGATATTTTAATCATGGAAGGAATTCACGGACTCAATGACAAGCTTACACCTTTAGTTCCAGCTGATAAAAAGTTTAAAATCTACATTTCTGCATTGACCCAGTTGAATCTTGATGACCACAATAGAATTTCAACAAGCGACAACAGGCTTATAAGAAGAATTGTAAGAGATTCCCGCTACAGAGGAAAAAGCGCGGCAGACACAATCGCAATGTGGGAAAGCGTTCAGAAAGGCGAGCAGCTTCACATATTTCCGTTCCAGAACAATGCTGATGCGATGCTTAACACTGCTTTGGACTATGAGCTTCCAGTTTTGAAAGTTTATGCAGAACCGCTTTTAAGATGTGTAAGTCCGCTCCAAAAAGAATATGCAGAAGCAAACAGACTGCTTCAATTCTTAAACTGCTTCTCTACAATTCCTGCAACTTCAGTTCCAACGCAGTCTATAATCAGGGAATTTATCGGCGGAAGCGCATTTAAATACTAA
- the fliJ gene encoding flagellar export protein FliJ, protein MKKFSFSMQKILDLRIFEKRQAEMELGKANAEVARIQGELESIAKRKVSTIKNFDTNTDFLIQAEIQSFFFMLEQKKEKFLEELATAQIAADEKREVVRQAMQKVKVLEKLKENKFRQWKKDSLKAEELAADDIVTARKNLL, encoded by the coding sequence ATGAAGAAATTTTCTTTTTCAATGCAGAAAATTCTTGACCTCAGAATCTTTGAGAAGCGTCAGGCAGAAATGGAGCTTGGCAAGGCAAATGCTGAAGTCGCAAGAATTCAGGGCGAGCTTGAATCTATTGCAAAGCGAAAAGTTTCCACAATAAAAAATTTCGACACAAATACAGATTTTCTTATTCAGGCTGAAATCCAGTCTTTTTTTTTCATGCTTGAGCAGAAGAAAGAAAAATTTTTGGAAGAGCTTGCCACGGCGCAGATTGCCGCGGATGAAAAACGCGAAGTTGTTCGTCAGGCAATGCAAAAAGTCAAGGTTCTTGAAAAGCTAAAGGAGAATAAATTCCGTCAGTGGAAGAAGGACAGCTTAAAAGCAGAGGAACTGGCAGCCGATGATATTGTGACTGCCAGAAAAAATTTGCTTTAG
- a CDS encoding FliI/YscN family ATPase, producing the protein MENFFDKYIHSIERIEPIKYTGSVIGVKGLMIESKGPRSVIGEICTIHIPSIQSSVLAEVVGLEDSSVRLMAYGETKGIEVGCEVVASGHVLEVPVGLSLLGRVIDATGKPYDGKGEIFPEAYYPALASPPNPMERKPIDKRIVTGVRAIDGILTVGKGQRLGIFAGSGVGKSTLLSMIARNTNADINVIGLIGERGREVMDFIKRDLGEEGLKRSVLVVATSDQPSISRLRAAYVTTAIAEYFRDQGKDVMLMFDSVTRFAHAQREIGLATGEPPAQRGYPPSVFDMLPKLLERTGTNDKGSITAFYTVLVDGDDMDEPIADKVRGTLDGHIVLQRSLAARQHYPAIDMLTSISRLSKRVSGTCTKKAVQRVRRWISVYSEQEEMINAGVYQKGSSPEIDEAIDHHQAVEEFLCQEENCHITIEDTLKSLSELSGIEIPEAEYSESPA; encoded by the coding sequence ATGGAAAATTTTTTTGATAAATACATTCATAGCATAGAACGGATTGAACCCATAAAATATACCGGCTCTGTCATAGGAGTAAAAGGTCTTATGATAGAAAGCAAAGGTCCTCGTTCTGTAATTGGCGAAATCTGCACAATACATATTCCAAGCATTCAAAGTTCCGTTCTTGCGGAAGTTGTTGGTCTTGAAGATTCTTCTGTACGTCTTATGGCTTACGGAGAGACAAAGGGAATTGAAGTTGGCTGTGAAGTTGTTGCTTCAGGGCACGTTTTGGAAGTACCTGTTGGATTATCGCTTTTGGGACGCGTAATAGACGCAACTGGAAAGCCTTATGACGGAAAAGGCGAGATTTTCCCTGAGGCATATTACCCGGCTCTTGCATCTCCTCCGAATCCAATGGAACGCAAGCCGATTGACAAGCGCATTGTTACTGGAGTTCGCGCTATTGATGGAATTCTCACAGTTGGAAAAGGCCAGCGTCTTGGAATTTTTGCAGGCTCAGGAGTTGGAAAATCAACGCTTCTTTCAATGATTGCGCGGAATACAAATGCTGATATAAACGTAATTGGTCTTATCGGAGAACGTGGACGCGAAGTCATGGACTTTATAAAGCGCGACTTGGGAGAAGAAGGACTTAAACGTTCTGTTCTTGTTGTTGCAACTAGCGATCAGCCTTCCATTTCAAGATTGAGAGCCGCTTATGTTACAACTGCCATAGCTGAATATTTCCGCGACCAAGGGAAGGACGTTATGCTGATGTTTGACAGCGTAACTCGTTTTGCCCATGCGCAAAGAGAAATTGGTCTTGCAACCGGCGAGCCTCCTGCGCAAAGAGGTTATCCTCCGAGCGTTTTTGATATGCTGCCTAAGCTTCTTGAGCGCACAGGAACAAATGATAAAGGAAGCATTACCGCCTTTTATACAGTCCTTGTTGACGGCGACGATATGGATGAGCCTATTGCTGATAAAGTGCGCGGAACTTTAGACGGACATATTGTTTTGCAGCGTTCCCTTGCAGCGCGTCAGCATTATCCTGCAATCGATATGCTTACAAGCATCAGCCGTCTTTCAAAGCGCGTTTCTGGAACTTGCACAAAAAAAGCAGTGCAGCGTGTGCGCCGTTGGATTTCTGTTTATTCAGAGCAGGAAGAAATGATAAATGCCGGTGTTTACCAAAAAGGTTCTTCCCCGGAAATTGATGAAGCCATTGACCATCATCAGGCTGTTGAAGAGTTTTTGTGCCAGGAAGAAAACTGCCATATTACAATTGAAGACACGTTGAAGTCTCTTTCTGAATTAAGTGGAATTGAAATTCCTGAAGCCGAATATTCAGAGTCTCCTGCTTGA
- a CDS encoding ParB N-terminal domain-containing protein, whose amino-acid sequence MLVKIEDIKVKKRVRRDLGDLTALKDSMHRYGLMNPITLNSNYELVAGERRLEAAKSLGWERINANILDSNVDNIRQLEMELEENNQRKEFTDEELMEGYKRLEKLKNPPLIMRILKFIANIFIKIAEFIKSLFGKK is encoded by the coding sequence ATGCTTGTAAAAATTGAAGACATAAAAGTAAAAAAAAGAGTTCGCCGTGATTTAGGAGATTTGACCGCATTAAAAGATAGCATGCATCGTTACGGTCTTATGAATCCAATCACGCTGAATTCCAACTATGAGCTTGTGGCAGGAGAACGCAGACTTGAAGCCGCAAAGTCTTTAGGCTGGGAAAGAATCAATGCAAATATCCTTGACTCAAATGTTGACAATATCCGCCAGCTTGAAATGGAGCTTGAAGAAAACAATCAGCGCAAGGAATTTACAGACGAAGAACTTATGGAAGGATACAAACGGCTTGAAAAATTAAAAAATCCTCCGCTGATTATGCGAATCTTAAAATTCATCGCCAATATCTTTATAAAAATCGCAGAGTTTATAAAATCGCTTTTTGGAAAAAAATAA
- the ribD gene encoding bifunctional diaminohydroxyphosphoribosylaminopyrimidine deaminase/5-amino-6-(5-phosphoribosylamino)uracil reductase RibD has product MEAFSEEKNDVFVPQKIFMQRAIELAKRGGGKVHPNPLVGAVIEKDGKIIAEGFHHEYGNLHAERDALKNAAEKNACVRGANLYVTLEPCCHTGKQPPCTQAIIDAGIKNVVIGSRDPNSLVNGKGVAQLENAGIKIFRDFMKAECDSLNEIFFYYITAKRPFVIVKYAQSADGKTSLSSGESKWITNESSREYVHYLRGTTAAVMCGIQTVLKDDPLLTCRIKGEELNQPVRIVLDTELKIPLESNLVKTANEVPLIIFTCSDSAKKSALEEKGAKVIQIEKKDSHIDILQVLKKLGEFSIDSVLVESGGSLNSSLFFYGKEKKCLVNKVLCFVAPKILGGINGTVHSPVQGIECSSLLSCVNLALKNVKTFSGDLLLEYDFKEPCLEE; this is encoded by the coding sequence ATGGAAGCTTTTTCAGAAGAGAAAAACGATGTTTTTGTTCCTCAGAAAATTTTTATGCAGCGTGCAATTGAGCTTGCGAAAAGAGGTGGCGGAAAAGTTCATCCGAATCCTCTTGTGGGCGCTGTGATTGAAAAAGACGGAAAAATCATTGCGGAAGGTTTTCATCACGAATACGGAAATCTTCATGCGGAGCGGGACGCTTTAAAAAATGCGGCTGAAAAAAATGCTTGTGTCCGCGGAGCAAATCTTTACGTTACATTGGAGCCTTGCTGCCACACAGGAAAACAGCCTCCATGTACTCAGGCAATCATAGATGCCGGCATAAAAAATGTCGTGATTGGAAGCCGCGATCCGAATTCTCTCGTAAACGGAAAAGGGGTTGCTCAGCTTGAAAATGCTGGAATAAAAATTTTCCGGGATTTTATGAAAGCTGAATGTGATTCTCTGAATGAAATTTTCTTCTATTATATAACTGCTAAGCGTCCTTTTGTGATTGTAAAATATGCACAAAGCGCGGACGGAAAAACTTCACTTTCTTCAGGCGAAAGCAAATGGATTACAAACGAAAGTTCCCGTGAATATGTTCATTATTTGCGCGGAACAACTGCGGCCGTTATGTGCGGAATTCAAACTGTTCTAAAAGATGATCCGCTTTTGACTTGCAGAATTAAAGGCGAAGAATTGAATCAGCCTGTTCGTATTGTCCTTGATACAGAGTTGAAAATTCCGCTTGAAAGCAATCTTGTAAAAACCGCGAATGAAGTTCCGCTTATAATTTTTACTTGCTCTGATTCTGCAAAAAAATCCGCCCTTGAAGAAAAAGGCGCAAAAGTAATTCAGATTGAAAAAAAAGATTCTCATATCGACATTTTGCAAGTGCTAAAAAAACTTGGCGAGTTTTCAATTGACAGCGTTCTTGTTGAATCCGGCGGCTCTCTTAATTCAAGCCTGTTTTTTTATGGCAAAGAAAAAAAATGCCTTGTAAACAAAGTTCTTTGCTTTGTCGCTCCTAAAATTTTAGGCGGAATAAATGGAACTGTGCATTCTCCGGTGCAGGGGATAGAATGCTCAAGCCTTTTGTCTTGCG
- a CDS encoding penicillin-binding protein 1A yields the protein MPLIISGALLFFALVFGSLLGAGLAATRNTINTENFTDFETSLPTRLLDINGELITEFASDERREIIALKNLPQHMIDALLTREDRIFYSHHGFSVKALFRAVVGVLTRNSLGGGSTLSQQIAGTLYCDRQEYSVKRKLKELWWAIQMERRYSKDEILELYLNKIYFGGGTYGVNAASKYYFGHDATEITPAESAILVIQLSNPSFYNPFEHPNRAMARQKDVLEAMVNSGYISQQQADDSFDTYWANFDYTRTNASAHAMQNDEAPWFSEYVRRNLSGMIYGTEDIYTSGFTVNTTLNLSHQKAAEEVMQDYIHAANRIYQRTMNSHERATFSKYIPLTELFSLVFNLPDLKLGEQRNQATAMNHYRDEINPIIDVMSMVCGIESLKTEIVNKGNSLIQQKAEKTTIEGTMIAIENSTGYIDALVGGSKYDKTNQFIRAVQAKLQPGSTFKPLYYSEAIESQKFTMTTIISDTPQVFHKEDGTPYIPQDFKGQWEGDVEFWYALAHSMNVPSIKVLDTIGFDSAIKRTSALLGIPSNEFEARHFEPVYPFGLGVCSVRPIEVAKAYATIANRGKEVKPIAILSVEDKNGNIIFNPGKEQADAQKSKNGSKQILTEETAFIMQEIMKNTVASGTLRYGSDWDSTYWVTGKRKGRGNKFNFVNSNGKTFQMPVAGKTGTTQNWADAWAAGFTPYYTSVFWFGFDKPGQSLGLSITGSTLAGVAWGDFMNAANKDKPYKPFYDEKPKDLIQLEVCTRSGGILTPECGSNRITAYYYPGTEPTEPCKKHTDDSGRNLGAARLKKARIKAGYNFDEGIDDSPLMVDLSFLKSGKLSSETRQEESEYELLQPQRNSDDFSNWLLD from the coding sequence ATGCCACTCATTATTAGCGGAGCATTGCTTTTTTTTGCGCTTGTCTTTGGCTCTCTTCTTGGAGCGGGACTTGCAGCTACAAGGAATACAATAAACACTGAAAATTTCACAGACTTTGAAACTTCTCTTCCAACAAGGCTTTTGGACATAAACGGCGAGCTTATAACTGAATTTGCAAGCGATGAGCGGCGTGAAATAATCGCGCTAAAAAATCTTCCGCAGCACATGATTGACGCATTACTTACACGAGAAGACCGCATTTTTTACAGCCACCACGGATTCAGCGTAAAAGCTTTGTTCAGGGCAGTTGTCGGAGTTCTTACAAGAAACTCGCTTGGCGGCGGCTCAACACTTTCCCAGCAAATCGCAGGGACTTTGTATTGCGACCGTCAGGAATATTCAGTCAAGCGAAAACTCAAGGAACTTTGGTGGGCAATCCAAATGGAGCGCAGATATTCAAAGGATGAAATCTTAGAGCTTTACCTTAATAAAATATATTTTGGCGGCGGAACTTACGGAGTCAACGCGGCAAGCAAATATTACTTTGGGCACGATGCAACAGAAATAACTCCAGCGGAATCCGCAATTCTCGTAATCCAGCTTTCAAATCCTTCTTTTTATAATCCATTCGAACATCCAAACCGGGCAATGGCAAGACAGAAAGATGTTCTTGAAGCGATGGTGAATTCCGGCTACATTTCCCAGCAGCAGGCGGACGACAGTTTTGACACATACTGGGCAAACTTTGACTACACAAGAACAAACGCTTCCGCGCACGCAATGCAAAATGACGAAGCTCCTTGGTTCAGTGAATATGTAAGAAGAAATTTAAGCGGAATGATTTACGGAACAGAAGACATTTACACAAGCGGATTCACCGTAAACACAACATTGAATCTTTCGCACCAAAAAGCCGCGGAAGAAGTAATGCAGGATTATATCCATGCGGCAAACAGAATTTACCAGCGGACAATGAATTCCCACGAGCGTGCGACATTCAGCAAATATATTCCGCTCACAGAACTTTTCAGCCTTGTATTCAACTTGCCGGACTTGAAACTTGGCGAGCAAAGAAACCAGGCAACAGCAATGAATCACTACCGCGATGAAATAAATCCTATAATCGATGTAATGTCCATGGTCTGCGGAATCGAATCCTTAAAGACTGAAATCGTCAACAAAGGAAATTCCTTGATTCAGCAAAAGGCGGAAAAAACAACGATTGAAGGAACAATGATTGCCATTGAAAATTCAACAGGATACATAGATGCGCTTGTCGGCGGCTCAAAATATGACAAGACAAACCAGTTTATCCGTGCGGTGCAGGCAAAGCTTCAGCCTGGCTCAACTTTCAAGCCGCTTTATTATTCCGAAGCAATTGAAAGCCAGAAATTTACAATGACAACAATTATAAGCGACACGCCGCAGGTTTTCCATAAAGAAGACGGAACTCCTTATATTCCGCAGGACTTTAAAGGCCAGTGGGAAGGCGATGTTGAATTCTGGTATGCTTTAGCCCACTCCATGAATGTGCCTTCAATAAAAGTTTTGGACACAATCGGATTTGACTCTGCAATAAAAAGAACTTCTGCATTGCTAGGAATTCCGTCAAACGAATTTGAAGCAAGGCACTTTGAGCCAGTTTATCCGTTTGGTCTTGGAGTCTGTTCAGTGCGTCCAATTGAAGTTGCAAAAGCCTACGCAACAATCGCAAACCGCGGAAAAGAAGTAAAGCCGATTGCAATTCTTTCAGTTGAAGACAAAAACGGAAACATAATTTTCAATCCGGGAAAAGAACAGGCAGACGCGCAAAAATCCAAAAACGGATCAAAGCAGATTCTTACAGAAGAAACAGCATTTATAATGCAGGAAATTATGAAGAATACTGTTGCAAGCGGAACTTTAAGATATGGCTCTGACTGGGACTCAACATATTGGGTTACAGGAAAAAGAAAAGGCCGCGGAAACAAATTCAACTTTGTAAATTCAAACGGAAAAACATTCCAAATGCCTGTAGCAGGAAAAACAGGAACAACTCAAAACTGGGCAGATGCCTGGGCGGCAGGATTTACGCCATATTACACTTCTGTTTTCTGGTTCGGATTCGACAAGCCGGGACAATCTTTAGGACTTTCAATTACCGGATCAACTTTGGCTGGCGTTGCCTGGGGCGACTTTATGAATGCGGCGAACAAAGACAAGCCGTACAAGCCGTTCTATGACGAAAAACCAAAAGACTTGATTCAACTTGAAGTCTGCACAAGAAGCGGCGGAATCCTGACTCCTGAATGCGGAAGCAATAGAATCACTGCATATTATTATCCAGGAACAGAACCGACAGAGCCTTGCAAAAAGCATACTGACGATTCTGGAAGAAATTTAGGAGCCGCAAGACTTAAAAAAGCAAGAATCAAAGCAGGCTATAATTTTGACGAAGGAATTGACGACAGTCCGCTGATGGTTGACTTGAGCTTTCTTAAGAGCGGAAAACTTTCTTCTGAAACAAGGCAGGAAGAATCCGAGTATGAACTCTTGCAGCCGCAGAGAAATTCCGATGATTTTTCAAACTGGCTTCTTGACTAA